A genomic window from Notolabrus celidotus isolate fNotCel1 unplaced genomic scaffold, fNotCel1.pri scaffold_233_arrow_ctg1, whole genome shotgun sequence includes:
- the LOC117809121 gene encoding uncharacterized protein LOC117809121: MAQTLIKVQRDSKKKYVKLEDLCFSDFLSAVREKFLIPEDIIIQVTDDQGVEVDEDVFPELAAKEMCFVISTDDELPLAESSRTCSDLSDEIVYVTLDLGGVPQPSEVLSSPLGDTGSLTDTLSVSGSLSSEASDPGCEGSLRLNRNVARKAVDQILTSKPAGMTVIKEYEDTGSLKDSTRRLMVNVIVAHMREKEGCHVSKATKEFHALGIVSRFPALKDPYSNKGYEHFYDCRSNKGFLEWRLKTVQRQSRTAFPVKKVVLQGGPTSSRSTVVTTGEQQMGDEYMEAISLLQHTTDRDTVFQKMRETFQYRQQILHDPQHSADLLQIFPRFLDTKGLILQDFSLLFGEEAATRFLQKWNTNFKDKVIQEARNLRESTLLKQHLTSALNEGPNIGDDPGIP, from the exons ATGGCCCAGACATTAATAAAGGTCCAACGAGACTCTAAGAAGAAGTATGTGAAGTTAGAGGACCTTTGCTTCTCTGATTTTCTTAGTGCTG TCCGGGAGAAATTCCTGATACCAGAGGACATAATAATACAAGTCACAGATGACCAAGGTGTAGAGGTGGATGAGGATGTATTTCCTGAACTTGCTgctaaagaaatgtgttttgtcaTCTCCACTGATGATG AACTGCCATTGGCTGAATCCTCCAGGACCTGTAGTGACCTTTCAGACGAGATAGTATATGTGACTCTTG ATCTTGGTGGTGTGCCACAACCAAGTGAAGTGCTATCTTCTCCACTGGGAGACACTGGTAGTCTGACGGATACTCTGTCCGTCTCCGGAAGTCTTAGCAGTGAAGCAAGTGATCCAGGATGTGAAGGGAGTCTACGATTGAACAGAAACGTTGCAAGAAAA gccGTGGATCAAATTCTGACCTCAAAGCCAGCAGGAATGACAGTGATTAAAGAGTATGAAGACACTGGGAGTTTAAAAGACTCCACCAGGCGATTAATGGTGAACGTCATTGTAGCACACATGCGTGAAAAAGAAGG ATGTCATGTTAGTAAAGCAACAAAGGAGTTCCATGCCCTTGGGATTGTGTCAAGGTTTCCGGCATTAAAAGACCCATACTCAAACAAGGGATAT GAACATTTTTACGACTGTCGGAGCAACAAAGGCTTTCTTGAGTGGAGACTAAAGACTGTGCAACGTCAGTCCAGAACAGCCTTCCCCGTCAAGAAAGTGGTGCTTCAAGGAGGTCCAACATCATCGAGATCCACTGTGGTTACCACAGGTGAACAGCAAATGGGAGATGAATATATGGAAGCAATATCTCTTCTTCAGCACACAACAGATCGTGACACAGTCTTCCAGAAGATGAGAGAGACCTTCCAGTACCGTCAGCAAATTCTGCATGATCCGCAGCACTCAGCTGATCTTCTGCAAATATTTCCTCGCTTCTTGGACACTAAAGGACTG attttacAAGATTTCTCCTTGCTGTTTGGAGAAGAGGCCGCAACAAGGTTCCTGCAAAAGTGGAACACCAACTTCAAAGACAAGGTCATCCAAGAGGCCAGGAATCTAAGGGAGAGCACGCTTCTGAAACAACACCTCACATCTGCTCTGAATGAAGGACCAAACATCGGTGATGATCCAGGTATACCATGA
- the LOC117809113 gene encoding proline-rich protein 12-like — protein MDQADERLCEEVRRYPHLYDSSSVHYKDCQMAVNSWREISTNTGMEIQDCTKRWKNSRDKFVRLRRKMSAKSGDPGGKKVPALYIFLSWLSPHIKHRETESNYDEKIEARSTAGCSAQLELADTWGSTSELSPLYSDCPSPVPSPSPVLHRPTPVPSPSPVLHRPTPAPSPSPVLHRPTPAPSPSPVLHRPTPAPSPLPAALPSQSSPLPNLQSPLASRGKRKRKEQDEAVQVRLEQLEERRLQLQQTLLMGTDEYVRFGQTVADLIRRLPEDQRGAAMFETHRLLFQWQENMDSVHLQLL, from the exons ATGGACCAAGCCGACGAGAGACTGTGCGAGGAAGTGAGGAGGTACCCTCATCTGTACGATTCGTCCTCGGTTCACTACAAGGACTGCCAGATGGCCGTGAATTCGTGGAGAGAAATCTCCACGAACACCGGGATGGAAATCCAAGATTGCACAAAGCGGTGGAAGAACAGTCGCGACAAGTTTGTCCGCCTCCGCAGGAAAATGTCTGCAAAGAGTGGCGATCCAGGGGGAAAGAAGGTTCCAGCCCTGTATATCTTTTTGTCCTGGCTCTCACCTCACATCAAGCATCGTGAGACAGAGTCTAACTACGATGAGAAG ATAGAAGCTAGATCCACTGCTGGATGCAGTGCCCAGCTGGAGCTTGCAGACACCTGGGGCTCCACCAGTGAACTCTCCCCATTGTATTCAGACTGTCCGTCACCTGTGCCCTCTCCATCTCCTGTCCTGCACCGGCCAACACCTGTGCCCTCTCCGTCGCCTGTCCTGCACCGGCCAACACCTGCACCCTCTCCATCGCCTGTCCTGCACCGGCCAACACCTGCACCCTCTCCATCGCCTGTCCTGCACCGGCCAACACCTGCGCCCTCTCCGTTGCCTGCTGCCCTTCCCTCCCAGTCATCCCCACTGCCCAATCTGCAATCTCCTCTAGCCTctagaggaaagaggaagagaaaggagcAGGATGAGGCTGTGCAAGTGCGGCTGGAGCAACTGGAGGAGCGTAGACTCCAGTTGCAGCAGACACTATTGATGGGGACTGATGAATATGTGCGGTTTGGACAGACTGTGGCAGACCTCATTAGGAGGCTGCCAGAAGACCAGAGAGGAGCTGCGATGTTTGAGACGCACAGACTGTTGTTCCAGTGGCAGGAGAACATGGACAGTGTGCATTTGCAGCTACTTTGA
- the LOC117809114 gene encoding uncharacterized protein LOC117809114 — protein sequence MTPQGRERKKRVCQKLWHEETTTVPQLCIYKGVLALLKEYVMVFQGSQTLVHKLHDRQLELFLAFLACFMKNEHITQLSPRALGEMVLEDAMLLPSREVYVGQEADTIRSQNPNHALLMPFLADVRKAYTTTAVYLQKKLPLASPTLTALSALDPLLRGHSQATIQLKRLSGMLGHLLPAGHDVHRELLLFNVDLSIPSFKEGDSMVEWWGTVFDKPDKYPTLSALVKCCLSIFHGPRVESSFSLMNNVIDQRSGNMNVSTFNAIQTVKYTLQSRKKTAVELFRREDAKFGEVDRTLCKNINSAAATYTHQQKKNQKEKQQQQSKYGSQASGSAQQTKRQTAEEEKRARLRHVAKQRKRAMETLVQAKRRRRQTP from the exons ATGACTCCACAAGGCcgggaaagaaaaaagagggtcTGTCAGAAGCTGTGGCATGAGGAGACAACAACAGTACCACAACTCTGTATCTACAAGGGTGTGCTGGCTCTTCTCAAGGAGTATGTAATGGTTTTCCAG GGAAGCCAGACCTTAGTTCACAAACTCCATGACCGACAGCTTGAGCTGTTCCTGGCCTTTCTGGCTTGCTTTATGAAGAATGAACACATTACTCAG CTGTCTCCCAGGGCTCTGGGAGAGATGGTTCTTGAGGATGCCATGTTGCTGCCCTCCAGGGAGGTTTACGTGGGACAGGAGGCTGACACGATCAGGAGCCAGAATCCCAATCATGCT ctgttgatGCCATTCCTGGCAGATGTCAGGAAAGCCTACACCACCACTGCAGTATACCTCCAGAAGAAGCTCCCCTTGGCCAGTCCGACTCTGACGGCCCTGTCTGCTCTGGACCCACTTCTGAGAGGCCACTCACAGGCAACCATACAGCTGAAGAG GCTGAGTGGTATGCTGGGGCACCTCTTGCCAGCAGGTCACGACGTCCATAGAGAGCTCCTGCTGTTCAATGTTGACCTGAGCATTCCCAGTTTCAAGGAGGGAGATAGCATGGTGGAGTGGTGGGGTACTGTCTTTGACAAGCCAGACAAGTATCCAACCCTCAGTGCTTTGGTTAAATGCtgcctctccatctttcatggACCAAGAGTGGAGTCCTCTTTTAGTTTGATGAACAATGTAATTGATCAAAGGAGTGGCAACATGAATGTATCGACATTTAATGCAATCCAGACAGTCAAGTACACCCTACAGTCCAGGAAGAAGACAGCTGTGGAGCTCTTCAGAAGGGAGGATGCAAAGTTTGGGGAGGTGGACCGAACACTCTGCAAGAACATCAACTCTGCAgcagccacatacacacaccagcagaagaagaaccagaaagaaaagcagcaacAGCAGAGCAAGTATGGCTCCCAAGCATCTGGCAGTGCTCAGCAGACCAAAAGGCAGACagctgaagaagagaagagggcAAGGCTGAGACATGTGGCCAAACAGCGAAAGCGGGCCATGGAGACGCTTGTCcaggcaaagaggaggagaagacagacTCCATAG
- the LOC117809115 gene encoding uncharacterized protein LOC117809115: MSVLGEKDAVAVKQLDAGIQCSWNWSWLKLEVKVTVKGQELSFHLSDQFRKISKQGFARCILCQKDINYANKGSHALQAHCQTEVHKKKMQVIASTHSVASTFLQSRGTALTSQGPEIIRQQCQAKIPVSTVNRIANAEAMVLGVIAEHSLPFAVAPVIVKLAQTLALDKVGLQGMKLSRTAASYKMIHGLGRTYSERTFSNLRRFPFSLNLDESMSNNNKKVLSMLVCYFHADLRKVMVEHLGSLEVVKVNAANLERLLCDFFKQNDIPWKNLQDWS, encoded by the exons ATGAGTGTGTTAGGAGAGAAAGATGCTGTGGCTGTCAAACAACTGGATGCAGGCATCCAGTGCAGCTGGAACTGGTCTTGGCTCAAGTTAGAAGTCAAAGTCACAGTGAAAGGACAAGAGCTGTCATTTCATCTGTCAGACCAGTTCAGGAAGATCAGTAAGCAGGGGTTTGCACGGTGCATTCTCTGTCAGAAAGACATTAACTATGCTAACAAGGGCAGCCATGCACTGCAGGCACACTGTCAAACAGAAGTGCACAAGAAGAAGATGCAGGTCATAGCATCAACACACAGTGTAGCCAGCACCTTTCTTCAAAGCAGAGGGACAGCATTAACAAGCCAGGGACCAGAAATAATCAGGCAGCAGTGCCAGGCAAAGATCCCTGTATCGACTGTGAACCGCATTGCAAATGCAGAG GCAATGGTCCTTGGAGTGATCGCAGAGCATTCCCTCCCATTTGCTGTGGCTCCAGTTATTGTGAAGCTCGCCCAGACTCTTGCTCTGGACAAAGTGGGTTTACAGGGAATGAAGCTGTCGAGAACGGCAGCATCGTATAAGATGATCCATGGTCTAG GGCGGACGTACTCTGAAAGGACCTTCTCCAACCTCAGGAGATTTCCCTTTTCTTTAAATTTGGATGAAAGCatgtcaaacaacaacaaaaag GTCCTCTCCATGCTCGTCTGCTACTTCCATGCTGACTTGAGGAAGGTGATGGTGGAGCATTTGGGGTCCTTAGAGGTCGTGAAGGTGAACGCTGCCAACCTTGAGAGGTTGCTCTGTGATTTCTTCAAGCAAAATGACATCCCTTGGAAAAATCTT CAAGACTGGTCTTGA
- the LOC117809117 gene encoding uncharacterized protein LOC117809117, producing the protein MFKLMKEICELIPIFLFTETYPKSRMSMDFRILKSKTGKPYSKLPPLHVAILCSKEEEKTLSWSISGEGVSKGMTKKKRVMAITDGKEVERVVVFESVSLQFVDKKGYMLTGYALRGENPPFSINFTRETKLFSSVGVPITPDLEERGRQLLYPPSLKCSLRAAREETAMVSVQGKVKEVSSVGKVQVGRDFVPRKTLTLEQVSSLSSLSIVLCHSKSSSPRNYFLAPTRSGPT; encoded by the exons ATGTTCAAATTAATGAAGGAAATCTGTGAACTCATTCCTATTTTTCTCTTCACAGAAACCTACCCAAAATCCAGGATGAG CATGGACTTCAGAATACTCAAAAGCAAGACTGGGAAGCCCTATTCAAAACTCCCACCTCTTCATGTTGCTATTTTGTGTagcaaggaggaggagaaaaccttGTCATGGAGTATCAGTGGAGAGGGAGTCTCCAAAggaatgaccaaaaaaaaacgGGTCATGGCGATTACTGATGGAAAGGAGGTGGAAAGAGTCGTGGTCTTTGAGTCGGTCAGCCTGCAATTTGTAGATAAAAAGGGATACATGTTGACGGGGTATGCCCTGAGGGGGGAAAACCCCCCATTCAGCATTAATTTCACAAGAGAAACAAAACTGTTTAGCTCCGTGGGAGTGCCCATTACCCCTgatctggaggagagaggaaggcagCTCCTCTACCCACCATCCCTTAAGTGCAGCCTTCGTGCTGCAAGAGAAGAAACTGCAATGGTTTCAGTTCAGGGGAAGGTCAAAGAG GTCTCCTCAGTGGGAAAAGTCCAGGTTGGGAGGGACTTTGTCCCAAGAAAAACCTTGACTTTGGAACAAGTAAgttctctgtcttctctttccATCGTTCTCTGTCACTCCAAGTCTTCCTCTCCAAGAAATTATTTTCTAGCTCCAACTAGGTCTGGTCCAACCTGA